The following proteins are encoded in a genomic region of Arachis ipaensis cultivar K30076 chromosome B02, Araip1.1, whole genome shotgun sequence:
- the LOC110269300 gene encoding pentatricopeptide repeat-containing protein At3g20730-like, whose product MTRKIRRLGFSKIKVWSLVKIGSVVGFLALLFCHRHCCSRASIAEKRRRCCRRTTVEAVTVLLPPPLEVAIGAAAKTPVFLVWVPQQRIANNEVMNIKWKQTIAVLQMEKFGEANKFFANLDLQSSVPWTALISGNVQKGHPEEYIKLFIEMQRAEKTADATTYASILKACANLASQALGKQLHYSHIIISGHILCF is encoded by the exons ATGACGAGGAAGATTCGTAGATTGGGGTTTTCCAAAATCAAGGTTTGGAGTTTGGTGAAGATTGGTTCAGTAGTTGGATTTTTGGCGTTACTGTTTTGCCACCGCCATTGTTGTAGCCGTGCCTCTATTGCCGAAAAACGGCGCCGTTGTTGCCGGAGAACCACCGTTGAAGCCGTTACTGTTCTG CTGCCGCCGCCACTAGAGGTAGCTATTGGAGCTGCCGCCAAAACCCCTGTCTTCTtg GTTTGGGTTCCG CAACAGCGAATAGCGAACAACGAAGTAATGAACATCAAGTGGAAGCAAACAATAGCAGTTTTACAAATGGAGAA ATTTGGGGAAGCAAATAAGTTTTTTGCAAATTTGGATCTTCAAAGTTCAGTTCCTTGGACAGCCCTGATCTCGGGTAATGTTCAGAAGGGACACCCTGAAGAATATATAAAGCTATTCATTGAGATGCAAAGAGctgaaaagactgcagatgcaaCTACCTATGCCAGCATCCTAAAAGCCTGTGCAAATTTAGCCTCACAGGCTCTGGGAAAGCAGTTACACTACTCGCACATAATCATATCAGGGCACATATTGTGTTTTTAA